In Esox lucius isolate fEsoLuc1 chromosome 22, fEsoLuc1.pri, whole genome shotgun sequence, the genomic window CAGGCATAAATTACAGCATAGTACTCACATTAACAAGACATATTATAATAGCCCTCAGCTCTTGGGGGGCAGAAGGAATCGCTACAGCCCAACGAGTCAAGCCTACTAGACTTGATTACTAACCTAAACCCTGATTGCTTTAATGAAAAGCATTTCATATTCAATGATTTCCACAGATACCTTTGGCTGTCAGCAGATTGTGATGTTAAGTCTAATCCCAAGACAATAAAAGGTACTGTAAAACCCTGCGACCACAACGCAGGTCCGGGTCCTCTGCCATACTCCCACTCAGGGTTAAATTACCACATCCACAAACCACTCTTTGTACTCTTTATCTGACTTTTTATATTATGTGAAGAGAAAGATAAGATGCAGCCTTGCCTAGTAGAGATTTGCAGACCATAGCTGGACATACTTTGTCAACAGATGTACACCTAGGCACATGTCTGTCAGAGTGGTGGGACATCAGGTGAGCTCCTACTCCAAGTAGCACCATGTTGAATCCTCATGTCTCTGTTGTGGATGTACGAACAGGTGATTTAAGGTCCCACATGAACGTCGGTTGACTATGGTCATGGTGACTATTCCAGGCCCTGCCAGGACCAGGGGGTTTGTCTGCTGTGGTTGAACACTGTGTTCAGGTACGCATTAGAGTGTATGCTGGAAAGTCCCTCTAGCAGGCCAGTAGCCTATTAGGAATCACAGGGGCCAAGAAGATCAAAACAGGCATCTGGATGTGTTCTAGGTGATGGTGGATCAAAGGGAATGATGTGTGTTGAGAGGAGTAAGCTACAGAGTTAATTTCAGAATTAGCTGCCTTGGAAGAAATACCAACTGTATAACAGAATCTCAAAAACCTCATATTGAATATCCAAACTTCCTTCCACAAATCATGAGCAGAGACAGACTTAAATATGGGTCAATTCATGGACCGTATGGAACTCTCTGGTCTGCTGGCAATCCTCAGCTCTGCGACGTCATCTGGTGGTAGAGGACTGCATACACCAGTGTTAAGGAACATGACATCAGAGGAATTTGGAGCCATGGATATAtaacattaatttgcattgcagtaatttagcagacactgtaATCTAGAGGAATGTACAGTTCATGACAATGTACTGTACGTTTATTTTTTAACAAGCAAATAAATTCCATCCAATATACAGTACCGCTTAGTGTTAATGTCGGTTATGTATAACTACATGTTGGTCTTTTACATGCAGTCGAAAACAGTTCACTCACTGAGAATTTTATGGTAATGTTAAATTATGATCTTGACTTTTTAACAAGTCGTGGATTTTTTTACTCTATGTCCGCGCAGCTATTTTATTGTAGTCGGTGGGAACGAGCCCACTAGAAGTGCTGCACTTCCCGCTTCTTGCGAACCAGGAAATAAACAATCGGTGACAGGGTTGAATTTAATGAACCAGCTGTTAAAGTGTTCAGATTGCTTTTGAAAGATAATCGAATACTCTTCTAATTTGGCCAAATCATCGCCAGTCATCATGGCCGGGATCTTTAAGAAAAAGACAGTAGATGGTAGGTGTCATCATCGCAAATCGGCATTAGGTTGCTAGTCAGCCAGCTCGATAGTTGTTAACATTAGCAAAGTTAGCCTAACCTCTGTCGTTACGCTGCTATAGTCATTAGCTGGTTAGAAGCTAACAATTCCAAACATTGAATGTGACGGTCTTCATAAATGGACGTGCAGTTCGTGTGCTCGCTAACTAATTACCAAAGACTTGCTGCTGCTGTAGCCGAACCATGGAATTAAACTGGACGAATCCGGAGACATCTGCGAatcaatttgtgtgtgtgttttgtggggatggggtggtggtggggattATGTGATGTAATTCACATTGAAGGGATTGCTAGTTGAAATAACACGGATAGGCGTTGAACAAACATCAAGTCAGGGCGCTGCCGGGGTGGTGGGATATTTGTGGAACtgcagtgagtgtgtgtctgtcttgcCCGCTGTCTGTTTTCTAATGCCTAGTACTGATCTGTCTGTTTTCTAATGCCTAGTACTGATCTGTCTGTTTTCTAATGCCTAGTACTGATCTGTCTATTTTCTAATGCCTAGTACTGATCTGTCTGTTTTCTAATGTACTGATCTTGTTgtttcctcgctcatcattaaCGCCAGATGTGATAAAGGAGCAGACGAAGGAGCTGAGAGGAACTCAGAGGCAGATCACCAGAGACAGGGCTGCCCTggaaaaacaggaaaaacaacTGGTTGGTGTCGTCGTCGTAGTGGGGGTGTACGCAGAGCGTGTGACTCGTATGACAGGGTGGTTGACCTTTTAGCCTTGTTTTCTGTTCCTACCTAGTAGGTAATTGATTGCACACTCATTCCTTGATTGGAAGCTGAAGATAAAAAAACTGAAGTGTTTTGACCACCCAGGACTAGAATGTAACACCCTTTATATATGCCTGTGTATTCAACACCAGGATCAAAACAAACAGATTATTTTGAGGTATTTACCTTTCATCTGTCCTGTGTTCTCCTCCCAGGAGATGGAGATCAAGAAGATGGCTAAGACAGGGAACAAGGAGGCCTGCACTATTCTGGCCAAGCAGCTGGTCCAACTGAGGAGACAGAAGAACAGAACCTATGCTGTCAGTTCAAAGGTCACATCCATGTCCACTCAGACCAAACTCATGAACTCACAGATGAAGATGGCTGGTGCCATGGGGGCCACTACTAAAGTAGGTGGGGAGGGgtcactgtctgcctgtctaccgctgcgtgtctgcctgtctaccgctgcgtgtctgtctgcctgtctaccgctgcgtgtctgtctgcctgtctaccgctgcgtgtctgtctgcctgtctaccgctgcgtgtctgtctgcctgtctaccgctgcgtgtctgtctgcctgtctaccgctgcgtgtctgtctgcctgtctaccgctgcgtgtctgtctgcctgtctaccgctgcgtgtctgtctgcctgtctaccgctgcgtgcgtgtctgcctgtctaccgctgcgtgcgtgtctgcctgtctaccgctgcgtgcgtgtctgcctgtctaccgctgcgtgcgtgtctgcctgtctaccgctgcgtgcgtgtctgcctgtctaccgctgcgtgcgtgtctgcctgtctaccgctgcgtgtctgtctgcctgtctaccgctgcgtgtctgtctgcctgtctaccgctgcgtgtctgtctgcctgtctaacgctgcgtgtctgtctgcctgtctaacgctgcgtgtctgtctgcctgtctaccgctgcgtgtctgtctgcctgtctaccgctgcgtgtctgtctgcctgtctaccgctgcgtgtctgtctgcctgtctaccgctgcgtgtctgtctgcctgtctaccgctgcgtgtctgtctgcctgtctaccgctgcgtgtctgcctgtctaccgctgcgtgtctgcctgtctaccgctgcgtgtctgcctgtctaccgctgcgtgtctgcctgtctaccgCTGCGTGTCTGCCAGTTTGTGTGCATGATGTTTCCTGCCTTTGAAAGGTGTGAACTGTCAAATATTAGACTGTGGTCAGGTTAGAGGTGACCCAACACTGTCCCGTCAGGCTAGAGGTAACCCAACACTGTCCCGTCAGGTTATAGGTAACCCAACACTGTCCCGTCAGGCTAGAGGTAACCCAACACTGTCCCGTCAGGCAAGAGGTAACCCAACACTGTCCCGTCAGGCTAGAGGTAACCCAACACTGTCCCGTCAGGCTAGAGGTAACCCAACACTGTCCCGTCAGGCTAGAGGTAACCCAACACTGTCCTGTCAGACTATGCAGGCTGTCAATAAGAAGATGGACCCTCAGAAGATGCAGCAGACCATGCAGAATTTCCAGAAGGAGAACATGAAGATGGAGATGACTGAGGAAATGAGTGAGTAGAGATCCACTTCATAAACTTTGCCCTTAGTGCTCGTAATTAACCTGATATTATCCTTCCTTGGTGTgttggtcagaagtagtgtacAGGGATGTAGGgttagggtgctatttgggacacagaAAATGGACCCTGCATGACACTCCTAGTCACACATGCAGGGAGGTGTGTAAGTCTTCATTTTGTCCTAACAGTGAATGACACATTGGACGAGATCTTTGACGGCTCCGGAGACGAGGAGGAGTCTGACAGCATCGTCAACCAGGTTCTGGATGAGATCGGCATTGAGATTTCGGGAAAGGTGAGattcttttaaaacaaaataataatgtacctggtaaaataaatctAGAGACCTCGGAATTAGCAAAGGTCTTGGACTTAAAAGCACTTTTAGTGGAGTTTCTCAGAATGACCAAATTGGGTGTCAGTACCATGTAAATACTATGGATTGATTTGTGTattctgaaaaatgtaaaacccCTTCAGATTTTCCACACTTTGATTACATAGATTTTATTTCCCCCTTGATCATTCTGTgttgagaaatgtctgcagatttactgaaaacaatgaaagtGGATaatgtgaaggggtctgaatactctgcgaatgcattgtgtgtgtgtgttaatgttgctGAATGGTTTGCAGATGGTGAACGCCCCTTCGGCCAGCAGAAACCACCCCAGCGCTTCTACCTCCAAATCAGACACAGGCATCTCAGACGAAGACATCGAACGACAGCTGAAAGCCTTGGGAGtggactaacacacacacactcacacacacacacacactccgtgcctgtatacacacacacgcatacacttCTCAACGTAGTCAGTTACCGTCGCTGACATGTCTTCTCTGGGAAATAACAGAACCTGTTTTTACGAAGGCAGGCCAATTCTGATCTTTTAACCCATCAGATGAGCTCTTTTCGAAAGCTCTGAATTGGTCTTTTTGTGTACTTGCATCTCCAGTGACACAGTGTACAGCTGCAGGCGGGAGTTGGTCAATGCTGTGGTCACATGAGCTTCGTTTACCCCGACGGTCATTCTTATCGGTCCCCAAATTCTGAGCAAAAGTGCTTAAGTAATTTATCAAAAGACCAATTGTTGGAAAGAGATCTgaattgttctgtttgtgtaaaTTGAGACAAGGAGAGCTGTGTGGAAGTGTGATTCCACCTGGGTCAGGTGTAAATGGGGTCTAGGGATTTATGTTGCCACAGTTACAGGTCAGCGCTGCATAGGGGAATGGGGGATTGTcaagattaaagttttaaagGATAGCTTTAAAACTTTTATAGCAAAATATAaacgattaaaaaaaaaaactaaggtTGAACTGCATGCTTAACAGTTTATTACCCATCGAAGAAAGAAAAGCCATGTAACCTTTTCCTTTTAAGATGCATGAACATTGCAAATTCAATTTTTCGAGAATGTTGTCATGGCTTACTACCAACAGGGGCCTCTGCCTCCATCAGGGGCCTCTGCCTCCATCAGGGGCCTCTGCCTCCATCAGTTCAAAGAGCAACATTTTTGGAACAATCCAATCTCTCGCCTAAGTGGACAGTGTTTCCCTATCGTTCACAACTATTGGTCCTTCTCAGTACGTTAGTTATTTAGAAATTATTAGGGACTGTTAGCTGTGTTATTCATCATAAGATACAGAATAGTTTTACAGTTTTGCACAAGACAGTGTTTGAAACACTACTGGACGTTGATGTGGTTATTGGAAAGTGTCTCTGTCATGAAGTAGAACTGTAATAATGTCCGTGGATATTACCAGTGTGAGTGAGGACAATCACCCTTGGCAAAAGGTAGCACTGCTTATATCACAAGCTGCCTTTCCACGAGCCggtctgattggtcaaaagatcAATGTGGGAGGGACATCAGAATTGGGCTGCTTGTGTGAGAGAACAGCAGCACACTGGACACCCTTGGTCCTGATGAGCCCGCCTCTCATACTGATTTAATATTTTCATCTGCTATCCTTTTATGTGAGaaagtataaatacatttcatttctcAGATGTAAATGGCACTTTCTCAGACCTTTTCTTAATAACACATTGGACACTTGACTTTCAAATCCCGCCCGTGTTCTAAGATGACAACACTGACTCCAAACAACCCAGTTTTAGACTGGTATTACTTTAAAACACTGATGTAGAGGGCCTTTCAGTAGAACAGAATGAGTAAAATTAACTTGAATGTGTGATTTAactggttttatttttatataatggcTGGTGTGACTCAAAGAAATAATTATGGTGATGGGAGTTAGCTTTCAAAATTGAACTGATGACTTTCATTTGTTCCaaattgaaacatgtttttaatttaaaataaaagccatttTAAGTATACTGGTGACTACTGTATTTCATGCACCTGGGCAGTCAGTGGTAAGTAAATACCAACCATCCCAGCAGGGGGCAGAACCGACACCAAAAGCATATTTAGCTCACTCATGCAtcacatttgattattttagcAGGAAACTTTTACGGTGCAATAACACGAAGCTGCTTGTGCTACTAATCACATGTTCAGAAACCACTGAAAGGAGTTTAGTTGTGGATAAGTCTCTGATGATGCTCTGCACTTGAGCAACAGACAGGTTATGGCATCAACTGGTCAATAAAAATGTCTGCAAACAGGACAGGGTCCCATGTAACATGTACTGACTGTAGGCCTAATCTGCTCTGAATAAGCTCCAAGAGTCTGGTGACTTCATGTTGCGTAACATGACTGATACCCTCTTGTGGTTCAGTCAAGCAACTGATTTGAGCCTTAATGCCTTTGGAGGCTGGAAATGTCACTTTACAATTGAGTCTATTCAGTTCCAAACTAAAACATGGCAAACTCAGTTTAATAGTGTATTAACACCTATATATTAAGAGGTAAAAGCCTACATGTATAAAACCACTATCAAAACAGTGTTAAAAAATTTGAATTAGGTGTGCAACCTAATGACAGCCTGGTTCTCTGCAGTTTCAAAGCAGCATTTTAACGCTCAGTCCAGAGTCATTGGATGTGAACACAGGTTGAGGTTTGGCAGGTTAGGCATAAGATGTGGCCTGCTCATGGCTGTGGAAGTGACTGGTGGCCGCCATCTTGTACTGCCCCTTATCCTTTCGACCTCCAACCTTCTGTTGGCTCGACGACACGAGAAAAAACcctacattaaatattttaatgaataaGTGTCCTGTTTTTTCAGGTGAAGAAAAATATAAGTACTTCAGCTCGTCTTCAACATCCTTACCTCCTATAGCCATGAGAGCACCAGACCCCCAGCAGATGAAGATGGCAGCCCCAAACCTTCTTCATGCCCTGGTGGACCAGGGGGTTATAGAAATCAGTGATTACCTGGTGAGCTGTCCAGCTGGGAGGGACCAGACCCAAACACCAGCAACCAGAAACAGAACCCCTGCTGCCAAGGCAACCCGGGCCTTAGTTCTGAAACTCTCAGCCAGGCAGTTGGTGAACGTCGCCCCTGCAATGCTGGCAAGGGTGCCCACCACACAAACCAAGATGGAGATTATCAAGATGGCTCGGGCAACCTGGAGGTCCATGGAGAGCGCCAGCATGGAGTCATACACCTGTGAAGCCATCATGTTAGTAtcacaaatgtttacataagTTACTTTGTACACAGTTTTAGTTTCAAATGTGCATTGGGAGCTGGTTAGACATAACTGGTGCGAACGTCACCACAGTTACCAACTGGCACCCCACATCTCAAGGGGTGCggtcaacacaaacacaccaatatAGGAcatggggtgccatttgggacacatctTTGAACCTTGACCTTGCATTGCATCTGCCAGTGCTCTGCACCACACAGGTCATCCACAGCCCCTACCAGTAGATCTGAGCAGTCACGATGTTGTCACCAACAAAGGCTGTGACACGCCACAGGGGCATAGCA contains:
- the chmp2bb gene encoding charged multivesicular body protein 2b encodes the protein MAGIFKKKTVDDVIKEQTKELRGTQRQITRDRAALEKQEKQLEMEIKKMAKTGNKEACTILAKQLVQLRRQKNRTYAVSSKVTSMSTQTKLMNSQMKMAGAMGATTKTMQAVNKKMDPQKMQQTMQNFQKENMKMEMTEEMMNDTLDEIFDGSGDEEESDSIVNQVLDEIGIEISGKMVNAPSASRNHPSASTSKSDTGISDEDIERQLKALGVD
- the cldng gene encoding claudin-like protein ZF-A9 isoform X1 — encoded protein: MSVRLEVLGLTQVYDSMLALSMDLQVARAILIISILVCVVGTLASIAGATFTNCLAESFRTKARVALAAGVLFLVAGVWVWSLPAGQLTRRLEVERIRGSTRWRPPVTSTAMSRPHLMPNLPNLNLCSHPMTLD
- the cldng gene encoding claudin-like protein ZF-A9 isoform X2; this translates as MSVRLEVLGLTQVYDSMLALSMDLQVARAILIISILVCVVGTLASIAGATFTNCLAESFRTKARVALAAGVLFLVAGVWVWSLPAGQLTSQQKVGGRKDKGQYKMAATSHFHSHEQATSYA